One Armatimonadota bacterium genomic window carries:
- a CDS encoding uracil phosphoribosyltransferase encodes MPVTVVDHPLAQHYLSQLRDQETQPERFRRVANHLTTLLVIEATKGLAQTCATVTTPLTQCETKVLGEGIAAVPILRAGLSMLEPVLQLFPDVKVGYVGLERHEDTAIARSYYMKLPSLEGRFTLCLDPMLATGGSAAQAIGQLKVAGAKEVVMVSVISAPEGIEFLQSQHPEVPIFTASVDERLNDKKYIVPGLGDFGDRLYGTM; translated from the coding sequence CGTCGACCACCCGCTCGCTCAACACTATCTTTCGCAGTTGCGGGATCAAGAAACCCAGCCCGAGCGCTTCCGCCGGGTGGCCAACCATTTGACTACGCTCTTGGTCATCGAGGCGACCAAAGGCCTGGCCCAAACCTGTGCGACGGTCACCACCCCGCTCACGCAATGCGAGACCAAGGTTTTGGGCGAAGGCATCGCCGCCGTGCCGATCCTCCGCGCCGGACTTTCGATGCTGGAGCCGGTGCTCCAACTCTTCCCGGATGTGAAGGTGGGTTACGTCGGCCTGGAGCGGCACGAGGATACCGCCATCGCACGAAGCTACTACATGAAACTCCCTTCGCTCGAAGGACGATTTACCCTGTGCCTCGACCCCATGCTTGCCACCGGCGGCTCAGCCGCTCAAGCTATCGGCCAACTCAAGGTCGCTGGAGCGAAGGAAGTAGTGATGGTTTCCGTGATCTCTGCCCCCGAAGGCATCGAATTCCTCCAGTCCCAGCACCCCGAGGTCCCAATCTTCACGGCATCAGTCGATGAGCGACTGAATGACAAAAAGTACATCGTCCCCGGCCTCGGCGACTTCGGCGATCGCCTTTACGGAACGATGTAG
- a CDS encoding beta-galactosidase, translating to MKTLSLVGVACFSALSFAQAKHTFTFGGPNNSEFLLDGKPFQIRSGEIDPGRIPAEYWRHRIQMAKAMGLNTIAPYIFWNDHEQTEGKFDFKSGSRNIGRFIDICREEGMWVLLRPGPYVCGEWDGGGLPWFLWKDPKLKIRSNDDPKYMDAVAKYLHELAKVVKPRMIDRGGPIVMVQIENEYGSYPRHDRSHMAWLEATWKKEGVNGPFSTSDGPAEYNLKDSSLPGAAVGLDSGLSEADWTLARRINPGVPVFSGETYPGWLRHWGEKNWEPSNVSKELKFYMDTKKSFNLYLVHGGTNFGFTTGANSGGKGFEPDLTSYDYGCPINEQGNPTKEYFEYRNLIASYLPSELVPAVPKPIPAMEIPAIDMMPISDIWHVLARKQTSVEPKTFAELGQNQGLVVYETKIKRGDISSLSFDKVCDYGLVFVNRRYVGSLDRRLGQKEMELPASDHDQTLEIVVEGMGRINFSAAMETDRKGIFSPKLNGQPLTDWTMYPIPLDSRMIDRLGSTRGTTSGKGQFFRGTFELPSTADTYLDMREYGKGVVWVNGHNLGRYWSIGPQFRLFCPGVWLRKGRNTITVLDLEGTEGHEIRGFKVP from the coding sequence ATGAAGACCCTCTCCCTGGTCGGTGTCGCGTGCTTTTCCGCCCTGTCGTTTGCCCAAGCGAAGCACACTTTTACGTTTGGTGGGCCGAACAACAGCGAATTCCTTCTGGATGGTAAGCCGTTTCAGATTCGGTCTGGTGAGATCGACCCCGGGCGGATTCCCGCCGAATACTGGCGGCATCGAATCCAGATGGCGAAGGCGATGGGTCTGAATACCATCGCGCCGTACATTTTCTGGAACGATCACGAGCAGACGGAAGGGAAGTTCGACTTCAAATCCGGCTCACGAAACATCGGCCGGTTCATCGATATCTGCCGTGAGGAAGGGATGTGGGTGCTCTTGCGCCCGGGCCCATATGTCTGCGGCGAGTGGGATGGCGGTGGGCTGCCCTGGTTCCTTTGGAAGGACCCCAAGCTCAAGATTCGGTCGAACGACGATCCGAAGTACATGGACGCCGTCGCAAAGTACCTGCACGAACTCGCAAAGGTCGTCAAACCGAGGATGATCGACCGAGGTGGGCCAATCGTGATGGTCCAGATCGAAAACGAATACGGCAGCTACCCTCGGCACGACCGAAGCCATATGGCGTGGCTAGAGGCAACGTGGAAAAAGGAAGGCGTCAACGGTCCGTTTTCAACCTCGGATGGCCCGGCTGAGTATAACCTGAAGGATTCTAGCCTGCCCGGCGCAGCCGTCGGACTCGATAGTGGTTTGAGCGAGGCCGACTGGACGCTCGCTCGGCGCATCAATCCAGGTGTGCCCGTCTTCTCCGGTGAGACCTACCCGGGCTGGTTGCGGCACTGGGGGGAGAAAAATTGGGAGCCATCCAACGTGTCCAAAGAGCTGAAGTTCTACATGGACACCAAGAAGTCGTTCAACCTATACCTGGTGCACGGGGGTACCAACTTCGGCTTCACAACCGGTGCGAATAGCGGTGGGAAGGGGTTCGAGCCCGACCTGACCAGCTACGACTATGGATGTCCGATCAACGAGCAAGGGAACCCGACGAAGGAGTATTTCGAGTATCGAAATCTTATTGCAAGCTACCTACCGAGCGAGCTTGTTCCGGCGGTGCCGAAGCCGATCCCCGCGATGGAGATTCCGGCAATCGACATGATGCCGATCTCGGATATTTGGCACGTTTTGGCACGAAAGCAGACGTCGGTTGAACCTAAAACCTTTGCCGAGCTTGGGCAGAACCAGGGCTTGGTCGTGTATGAGACGAAGATAAAGAGAGGTGATATATCTAGTCTCTCTTTTGATAAAGTATGCGACTACGGTTTGGTTTTTGTGAACAGACGGTACGTCGGCAGCCTGGACCGACGCCTTGGCCAGAAAGAGATGGAGTTACCGGCAAGCGATCATGACCAGACATTGGAAATTGTGGTCGAAGGAATGGGTCGCATCAACTTCTCGGCGGCGATGGAGACGGATCGAAAGGGCATTTTTTCGCCGAAGTTGAACGGCCAACCGTTAACTGACTGGACGATGTATCCGATCCCGCTGGACTCGCGGATGATTGATCGACTGGGATCGACCCGAGGAACGACTTCGGGCAAGGGGCAGTTTTTCCGTGGAACCTTCGAGTTGCCGTCAACCGCCGATACCTATCTGGATATGCGGGAATACGGCAAAGGGGTAGTTTGGGTGAATGGGCACAACCTTGGCCGATACTGGAGCATCGGTCCGCAGTTCCGTCTCTTTTGCCCCGGTGTCTGGCTGAGGAAGGGAAGAAATACGATTACGGTTTTGGATTTGGAGGGGACCGAGGGTCATGAGATTAGGGGTTTTAAGGTTCCGTAA